In Sceloporus undulatus isolate JIND9_A2432 ecotype Alabama chromosome 10, SceUnd_v1.1, whole genome shotgun sequence, the following proteins share a genomic window:
- the ARHGAP45 gene encoding LOW QUALITY PROTEIN: rho GTPase-activating protein 45 (The sequence of the model RefSeq protein was modified relative to this genomic sequence to represent the inferred CDS: deleted 2 bases in 2 codons), with amino-acid sequence MAGMLVKRVSGRTSYSPYSTELRRKVTKAGGQMLDTISCRTSIWLKELPRREGLEALTSSLVDLPSSAMAGTLKRPSSLSRHASAAGFPLSPAAKGLAKGHKPHSVHSPSESSEGSLTDPEDISQLLADVACFAERLEKLKDVVLQEDGVESRRPVAHECLGEALRILRQIISKYPLLNTVETLTAAGTLISRVKGFHYESNNEAEKREFEKAVEMIAVSFSSTVSEFLMGEVDSSTILSMPPSDQNQSMENLYGGITGQGTELMSDGSEDFSSIRLSAEEVDVLLQKCEGGVAFALKYAKNISKYMKDLIYYLEKRTTLEMEFAKGLQKMVNTCKQTITQEPYMPFLSIYSLALEQDLEYTLSSLHAATTLRMETFLQPLQMRRLEHEKRRKEIKDQWGRAQRKLQEAENNLRKAKQTYMQRSEESEKAKHVAAKAEEEQLGSSGGIGGTMGSSTTKALDKKRRLEEEARNKAEEAMATYRTCIADANTQRQELEDTKVTSLRQLHEVIKQSDQVIKSATISFYQIMHMQTAPLPVYFQTLCESSKLYDPGQQYASHVKRLQREDEPETQYDFEPYISQNNWSPLSRTRKGSYSTSEFAQAGSLDAASKDGATHIERRGGRGHQVHKSWPTVITETKGGLEARATSSGELPPKYQPMPSNGSLSPGDDSDGNSPLFEQSINEMSPGISAATGPFRHVGLSKAAQTHRLRKLRTPSKCRECNSYVYFQGAECEECYLACHKKCLETLAIQCGHKKLQGKLQLFGQDFLQASRTSPDGIPFIVKKCVLEIEKRAMRTKGIYRVNGVKTRVEKLCQAFENGKELVELSQASPHDISNVLKLYLRQLPEPILPFRMYNSLMGLAKESLQGGIEGGKAGKSVAEMVDKGAETEKVVLVLVAKLRELLKELPPENLATMKFIVQHLRRIVEVEQENKMTSGNLGIVFGPTLMRPRPIEATISLSSLVDYPHQARIIEALIIFYSAIFETDQTFADGLEEAAEEEEEEEKEPIGNQENTSVQPHDGVPYHLPTPDQAEAALHEDSYGESRACFIDSDSDLEDGGEPSIEGDLQMVMAQHSESSGDEETPLADEATEEGTRSWRCSAGQSDSEDVLLPPHHSPRGEGDCDAGKDAVFGKEDETLAGGGC; translated from the exons ATGGCAGGGATGCTGGTCAAGCGGGTGAGTGGCCGGACTAGTTATAGCCCTTATTCGACCGAACTGCGGAGGAAAGTGACCAAAGCTGGAGGGCAAATGTTGGATACCATCTCCTGCCGGACCAGCATCTGGCTTAAG GAGCTGCCACGGCGAGAGGGCCTAGAGGCTTTGACGTCCAGCCTGGTGGACCTGCCTTCCTCTGCCATGGCAGGGACGCTCAAGCGGCCCAGCAGCCTCAGCCGCCATGCCAGTGCAGCAGGATTCCCACTGTCCCCTGCTGCCAAGGGCCTTGCCAAGGGGCACAAGCCCCACAGTGTCCACAGCCCCAGCGAGAGCAGCGAAGGGAGCCTGACCGACCCAGAGGACATCTCCCAGCTCCTGGCCGACGTGGCCTGCTTTGCTGAGCGCCTGGAGAAGCTGAAGGACGTGGTGCTCCAGGAAG ATGGAGTGGAATCGCGACGGCCGGTGGCCCACGAATGCCTGGGAGAAGCTTTGCGGATCCTTCGGCAGATTATCAGCAAATATCCTCTGCTCAACACGGTGGAGACCCTGACTGCGGCCGGGACCCTCATCTCCAGGGTCAAAG GTTTCCATTATGAATCCAACAACGAAGCGGAA AAAAGGGAATTTGAGAAGGCCGTGGAGATGATTGCCGTTTCCTTCAGCAGCAC AGTCTCCGAATTCCTCATGGGAGAAGTAGACAGCAGCACCATCCTTTCGATGCCGCCCAGCGATCAGAACCAG TCAATGGAAAATCTGTATGGAGGGATTACCGGTCAAGGCACAGAACTGATGTCCGACGGCTCTGAAGATTTCAGTTCAA TCCGTTTGTCGGCTGAAGAGGTGGACGTCCTTCTCCAGAAGTGTGAGGGTGGTGTGGCGTTTGCCCTCAAGTACGCCAAGAACATCTCCAAGTACATGAAGGACCTCATCTATTACTTGGAGAAGAGGACCACTCTGg aaATGGAGTTTGCAAAAGGACTTCAGAAGATGGTGAATACCTGCAAACAAACCATCACCCAAGAG CCCTACATGCCCTTTCTCTCCATCTATTCTCTGGCCCTGGAACAAGACCTGGAATACACACTCAGCTCCCTTCACGCTGCCACCACATTGCGGATGGAGACCTTCCTGCAG CCCCTGCAAATGCGGCGCCTGGAGCATGAGAAGCGTCGGAAAGAGATCAAGGATCAATGGGGCCGGGCCCAAAGAAAACTG CAAGAAGCAGAGAACAACCTACGAAAGGCCAAGCAGACCTACATGCAGCGCTCGGAGGAGAGCGAGAAAGCCAAGCATGTGGCAGCCAAGGCGGAAGAGGAGCAGCTGGGGTCCAGCGGGGGCATCGGGGGCACCATGGGCAGCTCCACCACCAAGGCCCTGGACAAGAAGCGGCGCCTGGAGGAGGAAGCCAGGAACAAG GCAGAAGAAGCCATGGCCACCTACCGGACTTGCATCGCAGATGCCAACACACAGCGGCAAGAGTTGGAGGACACCAAAGTGACCTCTTTGCGGCAGCTACACGAAGTGATCAAGCAGAGCGACCAGGTCATTAAATCG GCTACTATTTCGTTCTACCAAATCATGCACATGCAGACGGCACCGCTGCCTGTCTACTTCCAGACGCTGTGTGAGAGCAGCAAGCTCTATGACCCCGGGCAGCAGTATGCCTCCCATGTCAAGCGGCTGCAGCGGGAAGATGAACCGGAGACACAATATGACTTCGAGCCCTACATCTCCCAGAACAACTG GTCTCCGCTCAGCCGGACACGGAAAGGCAGCTACAGCACCAGTGAATTTGCACAGGCGGGCAGCCTGGATGCAGCCAGCAAAGATGGGGCGACCCACATAGAACGACGAG GTGGGCGGGGTCACCAGGTGCACAAGTCGTGGCCGACCGTGATCACGGAGACCAAGGGCGGCCTGGAGGCCCGTGCCACAAGCTCAG GTGAGTTGCCCCCAAAGTACCAACCGATGCCTTCCAATGGATCCTTGTCTCCTGGAGATGACTCTGATGGAAACTCTCCGTTGTTTGAGCAGA GTATTAACGAAATGAGCCCAGGGATCTCCGCTGCCACCGGACCCTTCCGACACGTTGGCTTGTCCAAAGCGGCCCAGACTCACCGGCTGAGAAAGCTACGCACCCCATCCAAATGCCGCGAATGCAACAGCTACGTCTATTTCCAAGGAGCCGAATGCGAGGAG TGTTACCTGGCCTGCCACAAAAAGTGCCTGGAGACGCTGGCCATCCAGTGTGGCCACAAGAAACTCCAAGGGAAGCTGCAACTCTTTGGCCAGGACTTCCTGCAGGCCTCTCGCACCAGCCCTGATGGCATCCCCTTCATTGTCAAAAAGTGCGTCCTGGAGATTGAAAAGCGTGCCATGAGGACCAAG GGCATCTATCGTGTCAATGGGGTGAAAACCCGGGTGGAGAAGCTGTGCCAGGCTTTTGAGAACGGGAAAGAGCTGGTGGAGTTGTCCCAGGCTTCTCCCCACGACATCAGCAACGTCTTGAAGCTCTACTTGCGCCAG ctcccagaacccaTCCTGCCATTCCGGATGTACAACAGCCTGATGGGGTTGGCCAAGGAGAGCCTGCAGGGG GGAATTGAGGGGGGCAAGGCCGGGAAGAGTGTGGCCGAGATGGTGGACAAAGGAGCCGAGACAGAGAaagtggtgctggtgctggtggcCAAACTGCGAGAGCTGCTGAAGGAACTTCCGCCGGAGAACTTGGCCACCATGAAGTTCATTGTGCAGCACCTGAGAAG GATTGTGGAAGTTGAACAAGAGAACAAGATGACCTCCGGCAACCTGGGCATCGTCTTCGGCCCCACATTAATGCGCCCTCGACCCATCGAAGCCAccatttccctctcttccctgGTTGACTACCCCCATCAGGCACGGATCATTGAAGCACTCATCATCTTCTACTCTGCCATCTTTGAAACTGACCAGACGTTTGCAGATGGTTTGGAAgaagctgcagaggaggaggaggaagaagagaaggaacccATTGGGAACCAG GAGAACACCAGTGTTCAGCCACATGATGGAGTCCCATACCATCTGCCAACTCCTGACCAGGCAGAGGCAGCTCTTCATGAGGACTCATACGGAG AATCTAGAGCGTGCTTTATTGATTCAGATTCGGACCTAGAAGATGGCGGGGAGCCCAGTATCGAAGGAGACCTACAGATGGTCATGGCTCAGCACAGCGAGTCCAGTGGAGACGAGGAAACCCCCTTGGCAGACGAAGCCACTGAGGAAGGAACACGGAGCTGGAGGTGCAGTGCTGGGCAGTCAGACTCTGAGGACGTCTTGCTGCCACCGCATCACTCACCCCGGGGGGAAGGCGACTGTGATGCAGGCAAGGATGCCGTCTTTGGGAAAGAAGATGAAACACTGGCAGGCGGAGGATGCTAG